A stretch of Lathyrus oleraceus cultivar Zhongwan6 chromosome 6, CAAS_Psat_ZW6_1.0, whole genome shotgun sequence DNA encodes these proteins:
- the LOC127097635 gene encoding DNA replication licensing factor MCM7: MNYKDLDEEFLTRVTENTRRYVGIFADAIDELMPEPTEAFIDDDHDILMTQRSDEGTEGADGSDPHQKMPSEIKRFFEVYVKASSKGRPFTIREVKASNIGQLVRLAGIVTRCSDVKPLMQVAVYTCEDCGFEIYQVAPGDVVELSGIFLPIPYVGFRAMRAGLVADTYLEAMSVSHFKKKYEEYELRGDEEEQIKRLAEDGDIYDKLARSLAPEIFGHEDIKKALLLLLVGAPHRQLKDGMKIRGDLHICLMGDPGVAKNFRIP, from the exons ATGAAC TACAAGGATCTAGATGAGGAATTTCTGACGCGAGTTACTGAGAATACTCGAAGATATGTAGGGATTTTTGCTGATGCCATTGATGAGCTCATGCCGGAGCCTACTGAGGCGTTTATTGATGATGACCATGACATTTTGATGACTCAGAGGTCTGATGAAGGAACTGAAGGTGCTGATGGGTCTGACCCGCACCAGAAGATGCCTTCTGAAATCAAACGCTTTTT TGAAGTTTATGTTAAAGCATCTTCTAAAGGACGGCCTTTTACAATTAGGGAGGTGAAAGCTTCAAACATTGGCCAGCTTGTAAGATTAGCTGGTATAGTCACTCGATGCTCTGATGTCAAACCATTGATGCAGGTTGCTGTGTACACCTGTGAGGATTGTGGCTTTGAAATCTACCAG GTAGCTCCGGGTGATGTTGTTGAACTATCAGGGATTTTTCTTCCTATACCTTATGTTGGTTTTAGAGCAATGCGTGCTGGCCTAGTTGCTGACACATACTTAGAGGCCATGTCTGTTTCTCATTTTAAGAAAAAATATGAAGA ATATGAACTTAGAGGAGATGAGGAAGAGCAGATCAAACGTTTAGCAGAAGATGGTGATATCTATGATAAGCTGGCAAGGTCACTAGCTCCTGAAATTTTTGGACATGAAGATATTAAGAAAGCACTGCTGCTGCTTCTTGTTGGTGCACCCCACCGGCAATTGAAAGATGGAATGAAG ATTAGAGGAGATCTACATATATGTTTGATGGGGGATCCTGGTGTTGccaaaaattttcgtataccttag